Proteins encoded in a region of the Flavobacteriaceae bacterium HL-DH10 genome:
- a CDS encoding RagB/SusD family nutrient uptake outer membrane protein: MKNLFNIYKLLSVAILFLVFVSCSDDFTDRPPEDSISLDAYYNTNDQVVSATNGMYSRTWFQLCNKFFWVLEIGSGNMYSGSPDVAGLRTFSLNGSDPELANGWASLWANVAQANALINFLESRVGPDVDQDVIDNAIGEAYFMRATAYFYLVRMWGPVPIIENNLDYSNDPYINTNPVSDIYTFIVNDYKDAAGKLKSKVRSTNYGENGRVSKGSAKAMLAKVYLYQKDYQNAKTIAEEVINSHEFKLLGGSELPSMSFGDLFLYKNNNNEESIFAIQWKGDGNYGSANNSNTQFGISSNTVSTSNASYGGVMGPSQDIFTLYDAVDLRKHETIMVPGDTYPNMNTSNGVGFTVPDEDNAQASGGGIKKYCIGRVSEATGPADAWAMMDNNQYIMRYAELLLIHAEAVLAGGASTSDAAALSSFNAVRNRAGLPSKTSITFDDIFKERRLELCFEGDYWFDLGRIDKSDAIDIISAQNRGDKYGVQNYTPTYSATDHAANDFYIDYPDNDVAKNPKLLEDPVPYTFN, encoded by the coding sequence ATGAAAAATTTATTTAACATATATAAATTGCTTAGTGTGGCAATATTATTTCTGGTTTTTGTTTCATGTTCTGATGACTTTACAGATAGACCTCCAGAAGATTCAATAAGTTTAGATGCTTATTATAATACCAATGATCAAGTGGTTTCTGCAACAAACGGAATGTACAGTAGAACTTGGTTTCAGTTATGCAACAAGTTTTTCTGGGTACTAGAAATTGGTTCTGGAAATATGTATTCTGGTTCTCCTGATGTTGCAGGATTAAGAACATTCTCTTTAAACGGAAGTGATCCTGAACTAGCAAATGGTTGGGCCTCGCTTTGGGCTAATGTAGCGCAAGCAAATGCGCTCATTAATTTCTTAGAATCACGTGTTGGTCCAGATGTAGATCAAGATGTAATAGATAATGCTATTGGTGAAGCTTATTTTATGAGAGCTACAGCTTACTTTTATTTAGTACGTATGTGGGGACCTGTTCCTATTATTGAGAATAATTTAGATTACTCGAATGATCCATATATAAACACAAACCCTGTGTCAGACATTTATACATTTATCGTAAATGATTATAAAGATGCTGCAGGCAAATTGAAAAGTAAAGTTAGAAGCACAAACTATGGAGAAAATGGTAGAGTTTCTAAAGGATCTGCTAAAGCGATGCTAGCTAAAGTGTATTTATATCAAAAAGATTATCAGAATGCAAAAACAATTGCAGAGGAAGTTATTAATAGTCATGAGTTTAAGTTGTTAGGCGGTAGCGAGTTGCCTTCTATGTCTTTTGGAGATTTATTCTTGTACAAAAACAACAATAATGAAGAGTCTATTTTTGCCATTCAATGGAAAGGTGATGGAAATTATGGTTCTGCAAATAACAGTAATACGCAATTTGGAATAAGCTCTAATACCGTTTCTACATCAAATGCTTCCTATGGAGGCGTTATGGGGCCTTCGCAAGACATATTTACCTTATATGATGCAGTTGATTTAAGAAAACATGAAACCATTATGGTTCCTGGCGATACTTACCCAAATATGAATACCTCAAATGGTGTAGGGTTTACAGTGCCTGATGAAGATAATGCACAAGCCTCAGGTGGAGGTATTAAAAAATACTGTATAGGTAGAGTTTCTGAAGCAACTGGTCCCGCCGATGCATGGGCCATGATGGATAACAACCAATATATTATGAGATATGCAGAATTACTTCTTATTCATGCTGAAGCTGTTCTGGCAGGAGGTGCAAGTACTTCTGACGCCGCAGCGTTAAGCTCGTTTAATGCTGTTAGAAACAGAGCGGGTTTACCAAGTAAGACGTCAATCACGTTTGATGATATTTTTAAGGAAAGACGATTAGAATTATGCTTTGAAGGTGATTATTGGTTTGACCTTGGAAGAATTGATAAATCTGATGCCATTGATATTATATCTGCTCAAAATAGAGGAGATAAATATGGAGTACAAAACTATACCCCAACTTATTCTGCTACAGACCATGCCGCTAATGATTTTTATATAGATTATCCTGATAATGATGTAGCAAAAAACCCAAAGTTATTAGAAGATCCTGTTCCTTATACTTTTAATTAA
- a CDS encoding AraC family transcriptional regulator — MTPKMDILKKVHREITPLSPEDSFLVFDRVKEEFDFPIHFHPEYELNFISNGKGVNRVVGDSIEEIDNIELVLVGPNLYHGWLTHNCKSREIREITIQFHGDLFNDEFLSRKIMKPIKDMFDRSIHGILFSKKVSAEIFERIAQVSKLDSMDYFLELISILYDLANSRNQRLLSSYTTNRDSFENSDKIKRIYEYVQENYDKKITLAEASELVNMSQVSFNRFMKKRTGKTFVDYVNDVRIGYAAIRIIEKDVSISEIAFNCGFNNIANFNRVFKKSKKCTPSQYKNDFSGIKRIL, encoded by the coding sequence ATGACACCTAAAATGGATATTTTAAAGAAAGTACACAGAGAAATTACACCTTTATCTCCTGAAGATAGTTTTTTAGTTTTCGACAGAGTTAAGGAAGAGTTTGATTTTCCCATACATTTCCATCCTGAATATGAACTAAATTTCATTAGCAATGGCAAGGGGGTTAATAGAGTTGTTGGCGATAGTATTGAGGAGATTGACAATATAGAACTGGTTTTGGTGGGGCCAAATTTGTACCATGGCTGGCTAACCCATAATTGTAAAAGCAGAGAAATACGTGAAATCACTATTCAATTTCATGGTGATTTGTTCAATGATGAGTTTTTGTCTAGAAAGATAATGAAACCAATTAAAGACATGTTTGACAGATCTATACACGGCATTTTATTTTCGAAAAAAGTGAGTGCCGAGATATTTGAACGAATTGCTCAAGTGTCTAAATTAGATAGTATGGACTACTTTTTAGAATTGATTTCTATACTATATGATCTAGCCAATTCAAGAAATCAAAGACTTCTTTCTAGTTATACTACAAATCGAGATAGTTTTGAAAATAGTGATAAAATCAAAAGGATTTATGAATATGTTCAAGAAAATTATGATAAAAAAATAACACTTGCTGAAGCTTCAGAATTGGTAAATATGAGCCAAGTATCTTTTAATCGGTTTATGAAAAAAAGAACGGGCAAAACTTTTGTTGATTATGTTAATGATGTTAGAATTGGCTATGCTGCCATAAGAATAATTGAAAAGGATGTAAGTATATCTGAAATCGCATTTAACTGTGGGTTTAATAATATAGCCAATTTTAATAGGGTATTTAAAAAGTCTAAAAAATGTACTCCAAGCCAATATAAAAATGACTTTTCTGGTATTAAAAGAATACTATAG
- a CDS encoding TonB-dependent receptor yields MRKTIFKNMHGGVNHYLPLLLFFLVAQITLAQIQVKGIVSDSNGITLPGVSILEKGTSNGTVTDFDGNYTISANTNGTLIFSFLGFETQEIKVVGKSAINVTLIEKLEGLDEVVVIGYGTQKRSDVNSSISSVNSEDLKDLKQISLDQMLQGKAAGVSVTSNSGAPGGAASIRIRGTTSLTGTNEPLYIIDGVPISGDATGKSTSGQPLVGKDGFSSTGGNGNNAVSPLSMINPNDIESVDILKDASATAIYGSRGANGVIIITTKSGKKGTGKIAYEGYTSIVSNYKNLNVMNLQQFAKNKTELAKLFGFQTRNEFSHPELLGLGTDWQDEVYRTALAKNHQLSFSGSNEGTNYYLSTSFLDQQGTIINSGLKRYTVRLNVDSKVKNWLKVGANLTAGITNEKVTVNQSFTGLISNTLLQSPDIPVRNADGSFAGPPSSDQSVTYYNPVAEALTRDNKLVRKNFLGNVYAEFSIIEGLKYRVEISANTEFSKNEDFRPSYKWGSQENITADLDTRNQNWYSTNIKNLLTYNKSIDKHSFTVLLGQEANDSHWEGVVTSSNGFKTNENHTINLADVDNNTVTGYKGGASISSYFSRLIYSFDNKYSLTASIRSDTSSKFDPTTGNQTGIFKAISGSWKLSNESFMEGTKDYIDNIKFRLGYGETGNQQIENNRYTALLNTQNSGLGSGFLVSNSPNPDLTWESLNQTNAGIDFTLFDSKLSFSFDVYDKTSEGFLFQVPLPDYLTGGGSQYGGISAPYSNLGVMQNKGYELTLGYNLSAENFSWNTSLNFSHYSNKLKEIQDGLVLTQQVNTNGYQPVVVTNTIVGEPIGMFYGYVAEGLFNDLNALNSAPLQFGQPVGTAAGETYLGDVKYKDISGPEGVPDGVIDASDKTLIGSPHPDFTFGFTNNFKYKNFDLSLFLQGSYGNDVMNLTRRAGTKNASLYENQLEEAMNYWTPTNTNTDVPRPIADTANSNLLISSRYLEDGSYLRVQNLTLGYSLPQDVLEKFKMSRLRIYGSAQNLYTFTKYSGYDPEIGSFNQSPLLSGIDNGRYPSPRTFSIGVNVEF; encoded by the coding sequence ATGCGAAAAACAATTTTTAAAAATATGCATGGTGGTGTAAATCATTACTTACCACTGTTATTATTTTTTCTAGTAGCTCAAATTACTTTAGCTCAAATTCAAGTTAAAGGAATTGTAAGCGACTCTAATGGAATAACCCTTCCTGGGGTAAGTATCCTTGAAAAAGGTACCAGCAATGGAACAGTGACCGATTTTGATGGTAACTATACTATTTCAGCAAATACTAATGGAACTTTGATTTTTAGCTTTTTGGGGTTTGAAACTCAAGAAATTAAGGTTGTTGGAAAATCGGCTATCAATGTGACTTTAATTGAAAAACTTGAAGGTTTAGATGAGGTTGTTGTAATAGGTTACGGAACTCAAAAAAGAAGTGATGTTAATAGTTCTATTTCATCTGTAAATTCTGAAGATTTAAAAGATTTAAAGCAAATATCATTAGACCAAATGTTACAAGGAAAAGCAGCTGGTGTTAGTGTTACTAGTAATTCAGGTGCGCCTGGGGGAGCGGCGTCTATTAGAATTAGAGGAACAACGTCGTTAACAGGAACCAATGAACCTTTATATATTATTGATGGGGTTCCTATTTCGGGTGATGCTACAGGAAAATCTACAAGTGGTCAACCGCTAGTTGGTAAAGATGGTTTTTCTTCTACTGGAGGTAATGGGAATAATGCAGTTAGCCCGCTATCTATGATTAATCCTAATGATATTGAGTCTGTTGATATTCTAAAAGATGCTTCGGCAACTGCTATTTATGGATCTAGAGGTGCTAATGGAGTTATTATAATTACTACAAAATCTGGTAAAAAAGGAACGGGTAAAATTGCATATGAAGGTTATACATCCATTGTAAGTAATTATAAAAATCTTAATGTAATGAATTTGCAGCAGTTTGCTAAAAACAAAACTGAACTTGCAAAACTATTCGGATTTCAAACACGTAACGAGTTTTCTCATCCAGAATTATTAGGCTTAGGTACCGATTGGCAAGATGAAGTTTATAGAACTGCTCTAGCTAAGAACCATCAATTGTCTTTTTCAGGATCAAATGAAGGAACAAATTATTATCTATCAACAAGTTTTTTAGACCAGCAAGGAACTATTATTAATTCAGGCCTTAAACGATATACGGTTAGGTTAAATGTAGATTCTAAAGTTAAAAATTGGCTAAAAGTTGGCGCCAATTTAACTGCAGGTATAACCAACGAAAAGGTTACTGTTAATCAAAGCTTTACAGGTTTAATTAGTAATACTTTACTTCAATCTCCAGATATTCCAGTAAGAAATGCCGATGGTTCTTTTGCTGGACCACCAAGCTCAGATCAAAGTGTTACATATTATAACCCAGTTGCTGAAGCACTAACAAGAGATAATAAATTAGTTCGAAAAAACTTTTTAGGAAATGTATATGCTGAATTTTCTATTATTGAAGGATTAAAATATCGTGTTGAAATTTCGGCAAATACCGAGTTTTCAAAGAATGAAGATTTTAGACCATCCTATAAATGGGGGTCTCAAGAAAACATTACGGCAGATTTAGATACTAGAAACCAAAACTGGTATTCAACAAACATAAAAAACTTGTTAACCTATAATAAATCGATAGATAAGCATAGTTTTACTGTTTTGTTAGGTCAAGAAGCTAATGATAGTCATTGGGAAGGAGTTGTTACCTCTTCAAATGGTTTTAAAACTAACGAAAATCATACTATAAATTTAGCAGATGTAGATAATAATACGGTAACAGGTTATAAGGGAGGTGCATCTATTTCTTCATATTTTTCTCGTTTAATTTATAGTTTTGATAATAAATACAGCTTAACTGCTTCTATACGATCAGATACTTCTTCTAAATTTGATCCTACTACAGGTAATCAAACAGGGATTTTTAAAGCTATATCAGGTTCATGGAAATTATCTAATGAATCATTTATGGAAGGCACTAAAGATTATATTGACAATATTAAGTTTAGACTTGGATATGGAGAAACAGGTAATCAGCAAATAGAGAATAATCGTTATACAGCCTTGTTGAATACACAAAATTCTGGTTTAGGAAGTGGGTTTTTGGTTTCAAATTCTCCAAACCCTGATTTAACTTGGGAATCTTTAAATCAAACAAACGCGGGTATAGATTTCACCCTTTTTGATTCAAAGTTATCTTTTAGTTTTGATGTCTATGATAAGACTTCTGAAGGTTTCTTATTTCAAGTACCACTACCTGATTATTTAACAGGAGGCGGTAGTCAATATGGAGGGATTTCTGCTCCTTATTCAAACCTTGGAGTTATGCAGAATAAAGGTTATGAATTAACTTTAGGATATAATTTGAGTGCCGAAAATTTTAGTTGGAATACTTCTTTGAACTTCTCACATTACTCTAACAAATTAAAAGAAATACAAGATGGACTTGTTTTAACACAACAAGTAAATACTAATGGTTATCAGCCAGTTGTGGTTACAAATACCATTGTTGGTGAACCAATAGGCATGTTTTATGGGTATGTTGCTGAAGGGCTTTTTAACGATTTAAACGCGCTTAATAGTGCGCCTCTTCAATTTGGTCAACCAGTAGGTACTGCTGCAGGTGAAACTTATTTAGGTGATGTAAAATACAAGGATATTAGTGGTCCTGAAGGTGTTCCAGATGGTGTAATTGATGCTTCTGATAAAACACTTATTGGTAGTCCGCATCCAGATTTCACCTTTGGTTTTACTAATAACTTTAAGTATAAGAATTTTGATTTGTCATTGTTCTTGCAAGGCTCTTATGGTAATGATGTTATGAATTTAACAAGAAGAGCAGGTACAAAAAATGCTTCTTTATATGAAAATCAACTAGAGGAGGCAATGAACTATTGGACACCAACAAATACAAATACAGATGTGCCAAGACCAATTGCCGATACTGCTAATAGTAATTTGTTAATTTCCAGTCGTTATCTTGAAGATGGTTCTTACTTAAGAGTGCAAAACCTAACCTTAGGCTATTCTTTACCGCAAGATGTTTTAGAAAAATTTAAGATGTCTAGATTACGAATTTATGGTTCTGCCCAAAACCTATATACTTTTACTAAGTATTCTGGTTACGATCCTGAAATTGGTTCCTTTAATCAAAGTCCCCTTTTGTCAGGTATAGATAATGGAAGATACCCATCTCCAAGAACTTTTTCAATAGGTGTAAACGTAGAATTTTAA